The following are from one region of the Streptomyces fradiae genome:
- a CDS encoding TetR/AcrR family transcriptional regulator, whose amino-acid sequence MVEKRVRSEGRGPGRPRDERVDIAVLDAVVALVAEGGLAAVTMDAVALRAGVGKMTIYRRWPTKQDLLIAAAESRVGPLSVPDLGDFRAELRVVLETRLKVYREPGIDRLLAGVIGAAAEADAVRTAYGAYSARGMGETRRILERGIARGDVRPDIDVRAVATMVAAPLVFRLVGEMEAPDGALVDTVVELVSRAVAASD is encoded by the coding sequence ATGGTCGAGAAGCGGGTACGGAGCGAGGGGCGGGGACCGGGTCGCCCGCGTGACGAGCGGGTCGACATCGCGGTCCTCGACGCGGTGGTCGCCCTGGTGGCCGAGGGCGGCCTGGCCGCCGTCACCATGGACGCGGTGGCCCTGCGGGCCGGGGTCGGCAAGATGACCATCTACCGCCGCTGGCCCACCAAGCAGGACCTGCTGATCGCCGCCGCCGAGTCCCGGGTCGGTCCGCTGTCCGTGCCGGACCTGGGGGACTTCCGCGCCGAGCTGAGGGTCGTACTCGAAACGCGCCTGAAGGTGTACCGGGAGCCGGGGATCGATCGACTGCTTGCCGGCGTGATCGGCGCGGCGGCCGAGGCCGACGCCGTACGCACCGCCTACGGCGCCTACTCCGCCCGGGGCATGGGCGAGACGCGGCGCATCCTGGAGCGCGGGATCGCCCGCGGGGACGTGCGGCCGGACATCGACGTCCGCGCGGTGGCCACGATGGTGGCCGCACCGCTGGTGTTCCGGCTGGTCGGCGAGATGGAGGCGCCCGACGGCGCACTCGTGGACACGGTGGTGGAACTCGTGTCGCGGGCCGTGGCCGCGAGCGACTGA
- a CDS encoding TauD/TfdA dioxygenase family protein produces MATSAATPQPVLDKPLLHYGSRVLERTAPGAPRSEYRILDISPLTPHIGAEIGGVDLTRPISKELVTELRLALLEWKVIFFRDQHGFTPEHHLALAGVWGEPEVNPFFPKSETAGVSRLAKDAMAVGQENIWHSDHSFMAAPAQGSVLRAVEIPPTGGDTMWADMYAAYDNLSERMKARIEGLTAVHDWVPSWGATMTEEQIAHFRRSLPPVEHPVVVRHPRTGRKLLYVNEPFTTRIVGLSEDESRELLDTLVLQARIPEYQVRFRWQPDSIAIWDNIAVQHYAINDYYPQRRVMERIAVAGVPLS; encoded by the coding sequence ATGGCCACGTCTGCCGCCACCCCCCAGCCGGTCCTCGACAAGCCCCTGCTGCACTACGGCAGCCGGGTTCTGGAGCGCACGGCCCCCGGCGCACCCCGGTCCGAGTACCGGATCCTGGACATCTCACCGCTCACCCCGCACATCGGCGCCGAGATCGGTGGCGTCGACCTGACGCGCCCCATCAGCAAGGAACTGGTCACCGAGCTCCGTCTGGCGCTGTTGGAGTGGAAGGTGATCTTCTTCCGGGACCAGCACGGCTTCACCCCCGAGCACCACCTCGCCCTCGCCGGAGTCTGGGGCGAGCCGGAGGTGAACCCGTTCTTCCCCAAGAGCGAGACGGCCGGCGTCTCGCGGCTCGCCAAGGACGCCATGGCCGTCGGCCAGGAGAACATCTGGCACAGCGACCACTCCTTCATGGCCGCACCCGCTCAGGGCTCGGTCCTGCGCGCGGTCGAGATACCGCCCACGGGCGGCGACACGATGTGGGCGGACATGTACGCCGCCTACGACAACCTCTCGGAGCGTATGAAGGCCCGGATCGAGGGGCTCACCGCGGTGCACGACTGGGTGCCGAGCTGGGGCGCGACGATGACCGAGGAGCAGATCGCGCACTTCCGGCGCTCCCTGCCTCCGGTGGAGCACCCGGTGGTCGTCCGTCACCCGCGGACCGGGCGCAAGCTGCTCTACGTCAACGAGCCCTTCACCACGCGCATCGTCGGCCTGTCGGAGGACGAGAGCCGCGAGCTGCTCGACACGCTCGTGCTCCAGGCCCGGATCCCCGAGTACCAGGTGCGCTTCCGCTGGCAGCCGGACTCGATCGCGATCTGGGACAACATCGCGGTCCAGCACTACGCGATCAACGACTACTACCCGCAGCGCCGGGTCATGGAGCGGATCGCCGTCGCGGGCGTGCCGCTGTCCTGA
- a CDS encoding MFS transporter, giving the protein MTTAETSARPPRTRYTKAVRDSGTRAWIVTGLLVVFMMVNFADKAVFGLAADEIRADLGLSATEFGLANSAFFLLFSVAAVAVGLLADRVSPKWLLLAMALLWSVAQVPAALGGGLAVLIGTRIVLGAAEGPAFPVAQQAALSWFPNHRRNLPGALVTLGVTLGVITAAPGLTWVIARHGWRAALWVLAAAGLLWAAAWLGCGADGHHRDAAADRAGVRSAPSGRSVAWAAYRRIFGSRTWIGTTVAYFTSYWVVALMLVWMPSYLRNGLGHSSETAGKLVAVPWALGAVALLAQAALTGWLMRRGVSSRWARGRVGAGLLLVAALCFLAVPFVAGTGAKTALLVAGFGIGGSFATVAITTVAELAPAERRGGALGTMNAVVTTAGLIAPTVVGRMIDSQGGSGYQNAVVLSAVLLLLGAVAAFALIDPARDATPADA; this is encoded by the coding sequence GTGACCACTGCCGAGACCTCGGCCAGACCGCCACGCACCCGGTACACCAAGGCAGTTCGCGACTCCGGCACCCGCGCCTGGATCGTCACCGGACTCCTCGTGGTCTTCATGATGGTCAACTTCGCCGACAAGGCCGTGTTCGGTCTCGCGGCCGACGAGATCCGGGCCGATCTGGGGCTGTCCGCGACCGAGTTCGGGCTGGCGAACAGCGCGTTCTTCCTGCTGTTCTCGGTGGCCGCCGTCGCCGTGGGACTCCTCGCCGACCGGGTCTCCCCCAAGTGGCTGCTGCTTGCCATGGCGCTGCTCTGGTCGGTGGCCCAGGTGCCGGCCGCCCTGGGCGGCGGCCTCGCCGTGCTCATCGGCACCCGGATCGTGCTCGGCGCAGCCGAGGGGCCCGCGTTCCCGGTCGCCCAGCAGGCCGCGCTGTCGTGGTTCCCCAACCACCGGCGCAATCTGCCGGGGGCCCTGGTCACTCTGGGTGTGACCCTGGGCGTGATCACGGCGGCGCCGGGCCTGACCTGGGTCATCGCCCGTCACGGCTGGCGTGCCGCGCTCTGGGTGCTCGCCGCGGCAGGTCTGCTGTGGGCGGCCGCGTGGCTGGGCTGCGGTGCCGACGGCCACCACCGCGATGCCGCCGCCGACCGGGCCGGCGTCCGGAGCGCCCCCTCGGGCAGGTCCGTGGCATGGGCCGCGTACCGGCGCATCTTCGGCAGCCGTACCTGGATCGGCACCACCGTCGCGTACTTCACCAGCTACTGGGTCGTCGCCCTGATGCTCGTGTGGATGCCGTCCTACCTGAGGAACGGCCTCGGCCACTCGTCGGAGACGGCCGGCAAGCTGGTGGCCGTCCCCTGGGCGCTCGGCGCCGTGGCACTGCTCGCTCAGGCCGCGCTCACCGGGTGGCTGATGCGCCGTGGGGTGAGCAGCCGCTGGGCACGCGGCCGGGTCGGCGCCGGACTTCTCCTCGTCGCCGCACTGTGCTTCCTCGCCGTTCCGTTCGTCGCCGGCACCGGGGCGAAGACGGCGCTGCTCGTGGCCGGCTTCGGCATCGGCGGCTCCTTCGCGACCGTCGCGATCACCACGGTCGCCGAACTCGCCCCGGCCGAGCGGCGCGGCGGCGCGCTCGGCACGATGAACGCGGTCGTGACCACCGCGGGCCTGATCGCCCCGACCGTGGTCGGCCGCATGATCGACAGCCAGGGCGGCAGCGGCTACCAGAACGCCGTCGTGCTCTCGGCCGTCCTGCTCCTGCTGGGCGCCGTCGCGGCCTTCGCCCTCATCGACCCGGCGCGAGATGCCACACCTGCGGACGCCTGA
- a CDS encoding aldehyde dehydrogenase family protein, whose product MTELVDTAAALDHAVAELREGASSWARTPLAERIALLERLLPRIADGAENMVAACARAKGYDAGSAWAAEDWAGAPWALAQTTSAYLRVLRRVAAGEEPIPARAVHERDGRTVVDVFPASGWDSLLLNGFTAQVWTRPGTTADGVRSRAAGPYRGRPVDAGVALVLGAGNVAAITALDILHKLYVDGQVVIAKMNPVNAYLRPHFERVFGEFTERGWVRFVDGGAAEGARLATHEGVDSIHVTGSDRTHDAIVWGTDDEAEARRRADTPLNTKPFSSELGGVSPCVVVPGPWSAADFRFQAEHIVTSKMNNSGHNCVASQILVMPRDWDGTERLLDEIRRVLRELPARTDYYPGADQRLGAVRTAHPEAESYGDGDCRILVPDIATTDGDGDGDGNGNGNGNGNDMLLTDEVFGSALGVVRLPGDTPDAFLGAAVAFANDRLPGTLGATLIVHPKTERTHRTAVEDAVAGLRYGTVGVNCWSAIGFLLGYTPWGAYPGHTRQDIGSGVGFVHNAFMLADDDIEKTVLRAPFAPAPRGLLSGSPSLSPRPPYFVTNRTGAATLARVTRFTAAPSIARLPAIFASALRG is encoded by the coding sequence ATGACCGAACTCGTCGACACCGCCGCGGCGTTGGACCACGCCGTCGCCGAACTGCGGGAGGGCGCCTCGTCCTGGGCCCGCACACCGCTCGCCGAACGCATCGCGCTCCTCGAACGGCTGCTGCCGCGCATCGCCGACGGCGCCGAGAACATGGTGGCGGCCTGCGCCCGGGCCAAGGGCTACGACGCCGGCTCCGCCTGGGCGGCGGAGGACTGGGCGGGTGCGCCATGGGCTCTGGCCCAGACCACAAGCGCCTATCTGCGCGTCCTGCGCCGGGTCGCGGCCGGTGAGGAGCCGATCCCCGCCCGTGCCGTGCACGAGCGGGACGGGCGGACCGTCGTCGACGTCTTCCCGGCGTCGGGGTGGGACAGCCTGCTGCTGAACGGTTTCACCGCGCAGGTGTGGACCCGGCCCGGCACGACCGCGGACGGGGTACGAAGCCGGGCGGCGGGCCCGTACCGCGGCAGGCCCGTCGACGCCGGTGTCGCCCTGGTCCTGGGCGCGGGAAACGTCGCGGCGATCACCGCCCTCGACATCCTGCACAAGCTGTACGTCGACGGCCAGGTCGTCATCGCGAAGATGAACCCGGTCAACGCCTATCTCCGCCCCCACTTCGAGCGCGTCTTCGGCGAGTTCACCGAGCGCGGCTGGGTGCGGTTCGTCGACGGCGGCGCGGCGGAGGGCGCCAGGCTCGCCACGCACGAGGGCGTCGACAGCATCCATGTGACGGGCAGCGACCGGACCCACGACGCCATCGTGTGGGGGACGGACGACGAGGCCGAGGCGCGCCGCCGCGCGGACACACCGCTGAACACCAAGCCGTTCAGCAGTGAACTGGGCGGCGTCAGCCCCTGCGTCGTCGTGCCCGGCCCGTGGAGCGCGGCGGACTTCCGCTTCCAGGCCGAGCACATCGTCACCAGCAAGATGAACAACTCCGGCCACAACTGCGTCGCCAGCCAGATCCTCGTAATGCCCCGTGACTGGGACGGCACGGAGCGACTGCTCGACGAGATCCGCCGCGTACTGCGTGAACTCCCGGCCCGCACCGATTACTACCCGGGCGCCGATCAGCGGCTGGGCGCCGTGCGTACGGCGCACCCGGAGGCGGAGTCGTACGGGGACGGCGACTGCCGGATCCTGGTCCCCGACATCGCCACCACCGACGGCGACGGCGACGGCGACGGCAACGGCAACGGCAACGGCAACGGCAACGACATGTTGCTCACCGACGAGGTCTTCGGCAGCGCGCTGGGCGTCGTGCGCCTGCCCGGCGACACCCCGGACGCCTTCCTGGGCGCGGCCGTCGCCTTCGCCAACGACCGTCTTCCCGGAACCCTGGGCGCGACCCTCATCGTGCACCCGAAGACCGAGAGGACCCACCGAACCGCGGTCGAGGACGCCGTGGCCGGCCTGCGGTACGGCACCGTCGGCGTCAACTGCTGGTCAGCGATCGGCTTCCTGCTCGGCTACACCCCGTGGGGCGCCTACCCCGGCCACACCCGGCAGGACATCGGCAGCGGTGTCGGGTTCGTCCACAACGCGTTCATGCTCGCCGACGACGACATCGAGAAGACCGTCCTGCGGGCGCCGTTCGCACCCGCTCCCCGCGGTCTGCTCTCCGGCTCCCCCTCCCTGTCCCCGCGACCGCCCTACTTCGTCACCAACCGCACCGGCGCCGCCACCCTGGCACGGGTCACCCGCTTCACGGCGGCGCCCAGCATCGCCAGACTGCCTGCCATCTTCGCCTCCGCACTCCGCGGCTGA